A window of Lysobacterales bacterium contains these coding sequences:
- a CDS encoding S9 family peptidase, protein MRIVLAAMTLLLAAGAAPATELTIERIYGDPPLAGPTLRGLKVSPDGSRVTFLRGREDDQNRQDLWQYEVEGGQTRRLVDADALGGGAELSAEEAARRERLRIAALTGIVDYLYAPDGSALLFPLDGALWHYPLPDGPARRLADAADGFVTDPAISPAGDRVAFVRKQNLHVVDLADGAIRALTMDGGGTVSNGSAEFIAQEEMDRHEGYWWSPDGSRIAFARVDESRVPLQRRFEIQAGGVDTVEQRYPGTGQDNVDIQLGVVEVAAQQPRPQWIDLGPSTDIYLARVDWRPDGQAVWFQRQSRDQRRLELIEATLADNRQRVLLTETATTWVNLHNDLRPLPDGGFLWSSERDGWRHLYVHGADGGRQRQLTRGEWAVDAVLAVDAGAGTVWFAGNRDDVLGRQVFAVPLAGGEARRISSGEGWHEAVFAGNGAVWIDTWSDPANPPQVRLRDGEGAEVAVLLGNAVEGDHPYAALREGHVLPEFGTLPAEDGSALHWRMYKPPGYRADRRHPVFVRFYGGPGRQLVNRAWGDLFDQYMARRGFVVFSLDNRGTPRRGKAFEDALFQRMGDIEARDQRAGIDWLRGRDDVDPARIGVFGWSYGGYLALMMLAKHSDVVAAGAAVAPVTDWMLYDTHYTERYMDHPQRNAEGYEAGALWPHLDGLTSPLLLVHGMADDNVLFTHSTELMARLQQRGTAFELMTYPGGKHGLSQPWMRVHVYRAIADFFERRLGPVEPGGLPARP, encoded by the coding sequence ATGCGAATCGTCCTTGCCGCCATGACCCTGCTGCTTGCCGCCGGCGCCGCGCCGGCCACCGAACTGACCATCGAGCGCATCTACGGCGATCCGCCACTGGCCGGCCCGACCCTGCGCGGCCTGAAGGTCTCGCCCGACGGCAGCCGGGTCACCTTCCTGCGCGGCCGCGAGGACGACCAGAACCGCCAGGACCTGTGGCAGTACGAGGTCGAAGGCGGCCAGACCCGGCGCCTGGTCGATGCCGACGCCCTGGGCGGCGGTGCCGAGCTCTCCGCCGAGGAGGCGGCGCGCCGCGAGCGCCTGCGCATCGCCGCGCTGACCGGCATCGTCGACTACCTGTACGCGCCGGACGGCAGCGCCCTGCTGTTCCCGCTGGACGGCGCCCTGTGGCACTACCCGCTGCCCGACGGACCGGCCCGGCGCCTGGCCGATGCCGCCGACGGTTTCGTCACCGATCCGGCGATCTCGCCGGCCGGCGACCGCGTCGCCTTCGTGCGCAAGCAGAACCTGCACGTCGTCGATCTTGCCGACGGCGCCATCCGCGCCCTGACCATGGACGGCGGCGGCACGGTCAGCAACGGCAGCGCCGAGTTCATCGCCCAGGAGGAGATGGACCGCCACGAGGGCTACTGGTGGTCGCCGGACGGCAGCCGCATCGCCTTCGCGCGCGTCGACGAGTCGCGCGTGCCGCTGCAGCGGCGCTTCGAGATCCAGGCCGGCGGCGTCGACACCGTCGAGCAGCGCTACCCCGGCACCGGCCAGGACAACGTCGACATCCAGCTCGGCGTGGTCGAAGTCGCCGCGCAGCAGCCGCGGCCGCAATGGATCGACCTGGGTCCCAGCACCGACATCTACCTGGCGCGTGTCGACTGGCGTCCGGACGGGCAGGCCGTGTGGTTCCAGCGCCAGAGCCGCGACCAGCGCCGCCTGGAGCTGATCGAGGCGACCCTGGCCGACAACCGCCAGCGCGTGCTGCTCACCGAGACCGCCACCACCTGGGTCAACCTGCACAACGACCTGCGGCCCTTGCCCGACGGCGGCTTCCTGTGGAGTTCCGAGCGTGACGGCTGGCGGCACCTGTACGTGCACGGCGCCGACGGCGGCCGGCAACGCCAGCTCACCCGCGGTGAGTGGGCGGTCGACGCGGTGCTGGCGGTCGATGCCGGGGCCGGTACGGTGTGGTTCGCCGGCAACCGCGACGACGTGCTCGGCCGGCAGGTCTTCGCCGTGCCGCTGGCCGGTGGCGAGGCGCGCCGGATCAGCAGCGGCGAGGGCTGGCACGAGGCGGTGTTCGCCGGCAACGGCGCGGTCTGGATCGACACCTGGAGCGACCCCGCCAACCCGCCGCAGGTGCGCCTGCGCGACGGCGAGGGTGCCGAGGTCGCGGTACTGCTGGGCAATGCCGTCGAGGGCGACCACCCCTACGCGGCCCTGCGCGAGGGCCATGTCCTGCCCGAGTTCGGCACCCTGCCCGCCGAGGACGGCAGCGCCCTGCACTGGCGCATGTACAAGCCACCGGGTTACCGCGCCGACCGCCGCCACCCGGTGTTCGTGCGCTTCTACGGCGGCCCGGGACGGCAACTGGTCAACCGCGCCTGGGGCGACCTGTTCGACCAGTACATGGCGCGCCGGGGCTTTGTTGTGTTCAGCCTGGACAACCGCGGCACGCCGCGCCGCGGCAAGGCCTTCGAGGACGCCCTGTTCCAGCGCATGGGCGATATCGAGGCGCGCGACCAGCGTGCCGGCATCGACTGGCTGCGCGGCCGCGACGACGTCGATCCGGCGCGGATCGGCGTGTTCGGCTGGAGCTACGGCGGCTACCTGGCGCTGATGATGCTGGCCAAGCATTCCGACGTGGTCGCCGCCGGCGCCGCGGTGGCGCCGGTCACCGACTGGATGCTCTACGACACCCACTACACCGAACGCTACATGGACCACCCGCAGCGCAACGCCGAGGGCTACGAGGCCGGCGCCCTGTGGCCGCACCTGGACGGCCTGACCTCGCCCCTGCTGCTGGTGCACGGCATGGCCGACGACAACGTGCTGTTCACCCACAGCACCGAGCTGATGGCGCGCCTGCAGCAGCGCGGCACCGCCTTCGAGCTGATGACCTACCCCGGCGGCAAGCACGGCCTGTCGCAGCCGTGGATGCGCGTGCACGTCTACCGGGCGATCGCGGACTTCTTCGAGCGGCGGCTGGGGCCGGTCGAACCGGGCGGCCTCCCCGCCCGTCCGTAG